The Methanosarcina barkeri MS DNA window GTTCACGGCAGGCACGCATAACCCTGATTGCAATCTCACCGCGGTTTGCAATGAGTACTTTTTTGAACATGATGCCTTCCACCTCACTATATTATTCGATTGACATGATTATGTCACCAGGAGATACGGTGTCCCCTTCGGAAACAAAAATCTCTCTCACAACACCTGAATGGGAAGCATGAACAGCGTTTTCCATTTTCATAGCTTCAATGACAGCGATTGTATCGCCTTCTGCAACAGTATCTTCAACCTTGACCTTAAGAGAGAGAACCATGCCCTGCATTGAGACGCTCACAGCTCCTTTAACAGACTTAGCACTCGACTTTTTGGGAGAAGCCTCAGATATGGAAACTTCCCCACCAACAGGTTCAACCCGGACATCATAAATGTCTTCATCTACTTCGACCTTGAAATGAGTTGGAACTTTGTGTTCCTGCTGCACTTCAGGAGCAGGGGTAACTACTGCAAGAGCTTCTTCTTCCATTTCTCCTTTTAAGAATTTTGGAGCGATAGCCGGATAAAGAATATAGGTAAGTATGTCTTCTTCAGATTTAGCAATACCCATTTCTTCGGCTTCCTTCTTTCTTTTCTCGTATTCAGGCTTGAGGAGATCGGCGGGACGGCAGTGAATAGGTTCCTCGTCCCCGATTACCTTACCGATTATTTCCGGGCTTATGGGAGCAGGAGGGCGCCCGTAAAGGCCGCGCACATAATCCTTAACCTCTTTAGGAATAACCTTATAGCGTTCGCCCATTAGCACGTTAAGAACCGACTGGGTGCCTACGATCTGGCTTGTAGGAGTGACAAGGGGCGGATATCCAAGCTCCTTTCTAACCCTGGGCATTTCATCAAGTACAGCATCATATTTGTCAAGAGCGTTCTGTTCTTTTAGTTGAGATACAAGGTTAGAGAGCATCCCGCCAGGGATCTGGTAGATGAGTACGTTGGTATCGATCTGTTCGGAAATAGGGTCAAGTATGCCCCGGTATTTCTCTTTTAATATTTTGAAATATTTAACGACTTCTTCAAAATCATTCAGGTCCAGCCCAGTATCGTAAGGAGTACCTTTGAGGGCAGCTACGACTGTTTCGGTTGGAGGCTGAGAAGTTCCCCAGGCCAGTGGAGAAAGTGCAGTGTCCAGAATATCGACCCCTGCCTCACAGGCTGCCATATAGCTCATTGGAGCCATTCCAGAAGTGCAGTGGCAGTGCAGAGAAATCGGAATGGAGATTTCTTTTTTCATGGAACTGATTATACGTGTGGCATCATTTGGGGAAAGAAGGCCTGCCATATCTTTGATACAGATGGAATCGCACTCCAGTTCTTCAAGCTGTTTTGCAAGTTCAACGTATTTCTCAACGGTATGTACCGGACTTATGGTATAGCAAACCGTACCCTGTACGTGAGCACCAAGACCTTTTGCCACTTTGATAGAGGATTCCATGTTCCGGATATCATTAACAGCATCAAAAATCCGGAAAATGTCAATTCCGTTTTGGTAAGACTTAGTAACGAATTTCTCGACTACGTCATCCGAATAGTGCCTGTACCCTACAAGGTTCTGTCCCCTTAGCAACATCTGAGCGTAGGTGTCTTTCATTTCTTTTTTGATATCCCTCAGGCGCTGCCAGGGATCTTCATTAAGGTAGCGGATACAGCTGTCAAAGGTGGCACCTCCCCACATTTCAAGGGAGAAATACCCTATCTGGTCCAGTTGTTCAACCACTTCGAGCATATCTCTTGTCCGCATTCTGGTTGCCAGTAGAGATTGATGTGCATCCCGGAGGATGGTTTCGGTAATTTTTACACTCATGGATGAACCTCTTAAAATCGAATCAAAATAACCTGATTTACTATTCCTGATAGTAGACTTCGAATGGTTGTTCCAGGAAGTTTCATTTAATATGCCGAAATTATCCAGGTTAAGATTTTGATCCGTCTGAGTAAGTGTATAAGTCCTCAGATCACGGTTTTAATGTGATTTTCTGCGGTTTTACCGGAAAGAGGGATTTTTCGGTTTATATCTAACCGACTTTCCGGAACCGCAATCGGAGGATATCAATATTACAGATGTGAACGCAGTACTACATAGATCTGCGTTGATAAGAATTCTTTAATATTCAATTGTTAACAAGTATATACTTTTCGCCTGTTAACATTAAGAGAGCAACTTTTAAAAAAGTCCCAGGTTCCTGATATAACTTAAAAACCATTTAAAAAATTATGGTTATGAATCTAAAGTTTTAAGAAAGCTGTAAATAAAAAATATACCTGGCTGAACCGGGAAATAGCAATTTCCTTGAGTTTGCAGCCTTCAGATTAAACTTTTTGTTTTCTTCCTACAAAGAACCACTGATCGTAAGTCCCTTCAGAGTCGGTGTTGTCTACAATTTCACCATTAACTCCTGCCCTGAGCAGAGCTCCGGCAAGAATTTCAGCCTCAGTCTTACTGCTAACTGTAAAAAGCATGAGAGCCCCCTCATTTGCTACCGATGCCGCCTCTCTCATAATATTTACCCAGAGATCTTTATTGAATTCATAGACAAGCCCAAGCATAAATCCCATCACGGCATCAAAACTTCCTGGCTCAAAATATCTAGAAAGAGCCGTTGCATCCATTACAACCGTTCTTTGAGGGTTCAAAACTCCCTGCTCAAGCCCCTGACAGACTGTGCATTTGTTAATTTCTACAGCCAGCGGATTAAGCCCAAGCCTGTAGAGAGCAAGCGTGGACATTCCGTTTCCACAGCAGACTTCAAGAAGCCTGCCTTCAGGGTAAATCCCCTTTTTTTGAAGAACATCAAAGATTTCTGCGACCTTTCGAACACGATTTTCAGAAAAGACACTCCCGTAAGACTCAGGTCTGACCGCGCAACCCGGGCAGAGATTCCGGTTTACGAGCATA harbors:
- the oadA gene encoding sodium-extruding oxaloacetate decarboxylase subunit alpha; translation: MSVKITETILRDAHQSLLATRMRTRDMLEVVEQLDQIGYFSLEMWGGATFDSCIRYLNEDPWQRLRDIKKEMKDTYAQMLLRGQNLVGYRHYSDDVVEKFVTKSYQNGIDIFRIFDAVNDIRNMESSIKVAKGLGAHVQGTVCYTISPVHTVEKYVELAKQLEELECDSICIKDMAGLLSPNDATRIISSMKKEISIPISLHCHCTSGMAPMSYMAACEAGVDILDTALSPLAWGTSQPPTETVVAALKGTPYDTGLDLNDFEEVVKYFKILKEKYRGILDPISEQIDTNVLIYQIPGGMLSNLVSQLKEQNALDKYDAVLDEMPRVRKELGYPPLVTPTSQIVGTQSVLNVLMGERYKVIPKEVKDYVRGLYGRPPAPISPEIIGKVIGDEEPIHCRPADLLKPEYEKRKKEAEEMGIAKSEEDILTYILYPAIAPKFLKGEMEEEALAVVTPAPEVQQEHKVPTHFKVEVDEDIYDVRVEPVGGEVSISEASPKKSSAKSVKGAVSVSMQGMVLSLKVKVEDTVAEGDTIAVIEAMKMENAVHASHSGVVREIFVSEGDTVSPGDIIMSIE
- a CDS encoding class I SAM-dependent methyltransferase is translated as MRLLRVREGEHTLGFLLFNSADEEVPVDFWSVFTGALARDSSKKNFEILTDSLLTFTLPERDIEVSSETWRDAVNEYYSLMLVNRNLCPGCAVRPESYGSVFSENRVRKVAEIFDVLQKKGIYPEGRLLEVCCGNGMSTLALYRLGLNPLAVEINKCTVCQGLEQGVLNPQRTVVMDATALSRYFEPGSFDAVMGFMLGLVYEFNKDLWVNIMREAASVANEGALMLFTVSSKTEAEILAGALLRAGVNGEIVDNTDSEGTYDQWFFVGRKQKV